From Lasioglossum baleicum chromosome 2, iyLasBale1, whole genome shotgun sequence, a single genomic window includes:
- the Fancd2 gene encoding fancd2 isoform X2: MDRRRLKSKGSLHKNLRGSQISSTCTTSDTKSLNEETLLSSRSTLNVKTSSTQNYNESSNEKRSKSNNRPLTEETIISKNKTLENDVSTRKRKSSYLSELRIESDDDLGFPLAESTVLKKSRIETNSSQNRSKNTNYAESQRNVTEASITHCKFTKFLKKSGIKLNAVAPHILCSDIIVVQQKMKELLNSDKYNKEELMSLIEKYFENEQNLENGLCDMEILINNKVSNALHSSSLIKILLQVSELHPEIYSSLLTKLNESVLMADSIETIPWALSLLQQFRFLDVVTNSDALTNSLTQLLESCPMWFQSELILFLPDIVTDKQHETVAEILDKVMEENSELISLILNCMSNLNLSKKYLDDYKNKILNLLRTNIKVNAIPAVIKFIFEDCSDLEIYKKTLKVLRNTDLQPLAGEKVEECYQNQLSIIRTLKMHMSVSKNAITTTIEFIKHINKDPQPLDIIVLLLIFSTTETKRKNVETIFKQHIRSGFYRPSLLNLLYNDYKQVVQELQTTVLQLSSNLLKSDQRVFIDFAIDWLRLQFICHKDNVFKQREILEKIIFLMGGNDQTIKNALAFLCTMVVKEEEKKCLMPHCNHLRILLEKLDNLELEEVGTLNDLLQNLCVNSTSTSESLRDDLFILLQKQLANFKPQIKCKGVLAAVMAIKHLMKTAETANSAYSLFKTVLNNVKNCPRSKALFYDQLTRIISQTQEIDAEFIQNLTNYIEEEFVNENMIDKDSYDGELVPKFGLNKTEDEPQNCFLSFENKKYGAIVAISFKLLRTCCIKLSENGDLDAIDSLLGCAILMPENFDTAENSTLDLVICCINWFREVLSGFVTQKDFLLQKQIIERLDNLIYLQSELSMLFTLCDTKYQPFPCYFHHFPVTPFARVEKKSGKKGKKGKKGAVEKSVTFNETESWELGSLICSKNPMYFRKLDAKIVHLLDMQMELNTTQSRKLNITVKHVCFIVKELLGIFEYENNETFIRDLIEVLPKICSKLQNIVDTLREESTDENKEAARLLLCLLIKIFNWKGFESVTYNVLLRDGLRTLASQVDENNATLRSCKELVAESCKYFESLSDIATQITLSITLINMCQSLMKHSESYTKESKEKYANMAFGFLCLQWREDKYFSPQYKNAVTGLLNSWIDNEPLPLKTVTSILEWLPDEASKLESPQDCLSKIPSIKRSNFHSFFKKIFDGLINGVKIALPSADRDPKRIEVWDEAASNIQKLVQICKTLTTKNNVLIFLKHMPILLRYFLNLGMPILEHNLKYQTDDVTKILKMIQGGTRYLHTICCDSVEKKDLTLTKYVPAAKSILERLLYSVKGMLVLNNSPTAFWMGNLINKNLEGQEILSQNLSSEETTLPSSNALDLEEASNDVSSDILDSDSNDDLADEDV; encoded by the exons ATGGATAGAAGAAGATTGAAATCTAAAGGaagtttgcataaaaatttaagAGGAAGCCAAATATCATCAACATGCACAACTTCTGATACGAAATCTTTAAATGAAGAAACATTACTTAGCAGTCGAAGTACATTGAACGTTAAAACAAGTTCAACTCAAA ATTATAATGAATCGTCGAATGAAAAACGATCTAAAAGTAATAATCGGCCACTTACCGAAGAGACAATAATCAGCAAAAACAAAACATTGGAAAATGATGTTTCAACACGTAAACGCAAATCGTCATATTTAAGCGAATTGAGAATTGAAAGCGACGATGATTTGGGTTTTCCTTTAGCTGAATCCACGGTCTTAAAGAAAAGTCGAATTGAAACAAACTCATCACAAAATAGATCCAAAAATACTAATTATGCAGAATCACAAAGGAATGTCACTGAAGCTTCTATCACACACTGTAAATTTACGAAATTTCTAAAGAAATCTGGCATTAAATTAAATGCAGTTGCTCCTCATATACTTT GTAGTGATATTATAGTAGTTCAACAAAAAATGAAGGAATTACTAAATTCAGACAAATATAATAAAGAAGAATTAATGAGCTTAATAGAAAAGTACTTTGAAAATGAACAGAATCTTGAAAATGGTTTGTGCGATATGGAAATATTGATCAATAACAAAGTTTCAAATGCATTACATAGTTCTTctcttataaaaatattactgcAAGTGTCAGAGTTACATCCAGAAATATATAGTAGTCTATTGACCAAACTTAACGAGTCTGTGCTTATGGC AGATTCTATTGAAACGATACCATGGGCTCTTTCATTGTTGCAGCAATTTCGTTTTCTAGATGTTGTAACTAACTCAGATGCTTTAACAAATAGTTTAACACAGCTTCTGGAATCTTGTCCTATGTGGTTTCAAagtgaattaattttatttctaccTGATATAGTAACTGATAAGCAACATGAAACTGTTGCAGAAATTTTGGATAAAGTGATGGAAGAGAACTCGGAATTAATAAGTTTAATATTGAATTGTATGAGTAATTTGAAtctttcaaaaaaatatttagatgATTATAAGAACAAAATATTAAACTTGCTAAGAACAAATATAAAAGTAAATGCTATACCAGCTGTTATAAA ATTTATTTTCGAGGATTGTTCAGATTtggaaatttataaaaaaacatTGAAAGTATTACGTAACACTGACCTACAACCGCTTGCTGGAGAAAAGGTTGAAGAGTGTTACCAAAATCAGTTAAGCATAATCAGAACTCTGAAAATGCACATGTCCGTTTCAAAGAATGCAATAACCACAACAATTGAATTTATAAAACATATTAACAAGGACCCACAACCTTTAGATATCATTGTATTGCTTCTTATATTTTCAACTacagaaacaaaaagaaaaaatgttgaaaCTATATTTAAACAGCATATACGATCTGGTTTCTACAGACCAAGTTTACTGAatttattgtacaatgattacAAACAG GTTGTGCAAGAGTTGCAAACAACAGTATTACAATTGTCAAGTAATTTACTAAAATCAGATCAACGTGTGTTTAttgattttgcaattgattggtTGCGTTTGCAATTTATATGCCACAAGGATAATGTGTTCAAACAACGTGAAATATTGGAGAAAATTATATTCCTTATGGGTGGCAATGATCAGACAATAAAAAATGCTTTGGCATTCCTTTGCACAATGGTAgtaaaagaagaagagaagaaatGCTTAATGCCTCATTGTAATCATCTCCGCATCTTGCTTGAAAAGTTGGATAATTTAGAATTAGAGGAAGTTGGAACATTGAAtgatttattacaaaatttatgTGTGAACTCTACCTCTACATCTGAATCTTTAAGAGATGATTTATTCATACTTTTGCAAAAACAATTAGCTAATTTTAaaccaca AATAAAATGTAAAGGTGTCCTCGCAGCAGTTATGGCAATAAAACATTTAATGAAAACAGCTGAAACAGCTAATTCTGCCTATAGTTTATTCA AGACAGTACTGAATAATGTGAAAAACTGTCCAAGGTCAAAAGCTCTATTTTATGATCAGTTGACACGTATCATTTCCCAAACTCAGGAAATCGATGcagaatttatacaaaatttgaCAAATTATATTGAAGAAGAATTCGTCAATGAAAACATGATTGATAAAGACAGTTACGA TGGTGAATTAGTTCCGAAGTTTGGATTGAACAAGACAGAAGATGAAccacaaaattgttttttatcatTTGAAAACAAAAAGTATGGCGCTATTGTGGCAATTTCATTTAAACTTCTCAGAACGTGTTGTATAAAACTTAGCGAAAATGGAGATTTAGATGCTATCGATTCCCTTTTAGGCTGTGCAATATTAATGCCAGAAAATTTTGATACAGCAGAAAATTCGACGCTAGATTTAGTAATATGCTGCATTAATTG GTTTCGAGAAGTACTTAGTGGCTTTGTCACGCAAAAAGATTTTCTATTACAAAAGCAGATAATCGAACGTCTTgacaatttaatatatttacaaaGTGAGTTGAGCATGTTGTTTACTTTGTGTGATACAAAGTACCAGCCATTTCCGTGTTACTTTCATCATTTTCCTGTAACACCTTTTGCAAGAGTTGAGAAAAAAAGTGGGAAAAAGGGCAAGAAAGGAAAGAAGGGTGCTGTGGAAAAATCGGTCACTTTTAATGAAACTGAAAGCTGGGAATTAGGTTCCCTAATATGTTCCAAAAATCCAATGTATTTCAGAAAATTGGATGCTAAG aTTGTCCATCTATTAGACATGCAAATGGAATTGAATACAACACAATCTAGAAAACTTAATATAACTGTAAAACATGTGTGTTTTATCGTTAAAGAACTTTTAGGAATATTCGAATATGAAAATAACGAAACCTTTATTCGAGATTTAATTGAAGTATTACCTAAGATCTGTTCAAAATTGCAAAATATCGTGGATACTTTAAGAGAAGAAAGTACAGATGAAAATAAAGAAGCTGCTAGATTATTGTTGTGTcttctaataaaaatatttaattggaaAGGATTTGAAAGTGTTACTTATAACGTGCTTTTACGAG ATGGACTACGAACTTTGGCAAGTCAAGTAGACGAAAACAATGCCACGTTAAGATCTTGCAAAGAACTTGTTGCAGAATCATGCAAATACTTTGAATCTTTATCTGATATTGCTACACAAATAACATTATCTATTACATTAATCAATATGTGTCAATCACTAATGAAACATTCCGAGTCATATACGAAAGAAAGCAAagaaaaatatg CAAACATGGCTTTTGGGTTTCTTTGTCTCCAATGGCGAGAGGATAAATATTTCAGTCCGCAATATAAAAATGCAGTAACTGGCTTACTAAACAGTTGGATTGACAATGAACCATTACCACTGAAAACAGTTACTTCAATCTTGGAATGGTTACCAGATGAAGCTTCTAAATTAGAAAGTCCTCAGGACTGTTTAAGCAAAATACCCTCCATAAAAAGAAGTAATTTTCATTCTttctttaagaaaatatttgacGGTCTGATTAATGGTGTAAAAATAGCATTACCATCAGCTGACAG AGACCCAAAGAGAATAGAAGTGTGGGATGAAGCTGCTTCTAATATTCAAAAGTTGGTTCAAATATGTAAAACTCtcactacaaaaaataatgtattaatCTTTTTGAAACACATGCCCATTCTATTGAGATACTTCTTAAATCTAGGGATGCCAATTCTTGAGCATAATTTGAAATATCAAACGGATGATGTaaccaaaatattaaaaatgattcaAG GGGGTACAAGATATTTACATACAATATGCTGTGATAGTGTGGAGAAAAAAGATCTTACATTAACAAAATATGTCCCTGCAGCTAAGTCTATATTAGAAAGATTGCTATATAGCGTAAAAGGGATGTTAGTTCTTAATAACAGTCCTACCGCTTTTTGGATGGGTAATCTGATCAATAAAAACTTAGAGGGTCAAGAAATTCTCTCGCAG AATTTATCTTCGGAAGAAACTACTTTACCGAGTTCCAATGCTTTAGATTTAGAGGAAGCGAGTAATGATGTATCATCAGATATATTAGATAGTGATTCCAATGACGATCTTGCGGATGAAGATGTATAg
- the Fancd2 gene encoding fancd2 isoform X1, giving the protein MDRRRLKSKGSLHKNLRGSQISSTCTTSDTKSLNEETLLSSRSTLNVKTSSTQNYNESSNEKRSKSNNRPLTEETIISKNKTLENDVSTRKRKSSYLSELRIESDDDLGFPLAESTVLKKSRIETNSSQNRSKNTNYAESQRNVTEASITHCKFTKFLKKSGIKLNAVAPHILCSDIIVVQQKMKELLNSDKYNKEELMSLIEKYFENEQNLENGLCDMEILINNKVSNALHSSSLIKILLQVSELHPEIYSSLLTKLNESVLMADSIETIPWALSLLQQFRFLDVVTNSDALTNSLTQLLESCPMWFQSELILFLPDIVTDKQHETVAEILDKVMEENSELISLILNCMSNLNLSKKYLDDYKNKILNLLRTNIKVNAIPAVIKFIFEDCSDLEIYKKTLKVLRNTDLQPLAGEKVEECYQNQLSIIRTLKMHMSVSKNAITTTIEFIKHINKDPQPLDIIVLLLIFSTTETKRKNVETIFKQHIRSGFYRPSLLNLLYNDYKQVVQELQTTVLQLSSNLLKSDQRVFIDFAIDWLRLQFICHKDNVFKQREILEKIIFLMGGNDQTIKNALAFLCTMVVKEEEKKCLMPHCNHLRILLEKLDNLELEEVGTLNDLLQNLCVNSTSTSESLRDDLFILLQKQLANFKPQIKCKGVLAAVMAIKHLMKTAETANSAYSLFKTVLNNVKNCPRSKALFYDQLTRIISQTQEIDAEFIQNLTNYIEEEFVNENMIDKDSYDGELVPKFGLNKTEDEPQNCFLSFENKKYGAIVAISFKLLRTCCIKLSENGDLDAIDSLLGCAILMPENFDTAENSTLDLVICCINWFREVLSGFVTQKDFLLQKQIIERLDNLIYLQSELSMLFTLCDTKYQPFPCYFHHFPVTPFARVEKKSGKKGKKGKKGAVEKSVTFNETESWELGSLICSKNPMYFRKLDAKIVHLLDMQMELNTTQSRKLNITVKHVCFIVKELLGIFEYENNETFIRDLIEVLPKICSKLQNIVDTLREESTDENKEAARLLLCLLIKIFNWKGFESVTYNVLLRDGLRTLASQVDENNATLRSCKELVAESCKYFESLSDIATQITLSITLINMCQSLMKHSESYTKESKEKYANMAFGFLCLQWREDKYFSPQYKNAVTGLLNSWIDNEPLPLKTVTSILEWLPDEASKLESPQDCLSKIPSIKRSNFHSFFKKIFDGLINGVKIALPSADRDPKRIEVWDEAASNIQKLVQICKTLTTKNNVLIFLKHMPILLRYFLNLGMPILEHNLKYQTDDVTKILKMIQGGTRYLHTICCDSVEKKDLTLTKYVPAAKSILERLLYSVKGMLVLNNSPTAFWMGNLINKNLEGQEILSQVNYLFLCDSHTFVCLSHYTLSFFFLEFIFGRNYFTEFQCFRFRGSE; this is encoded by the exons ATGGATAGAAGAAGATTGAAATCTAAAGGaagtttgcataaaaatttaagAGGAAGCCAAATATCATCAACATGCACAACTTCTGATACGAAATCTTTAAATGAAGAAACATTACTTAGCAGTCGAAGTACATTGAACGTTAAAACAAGTTCAACTCAAA ATTATAATGAATCGTCGAATGAAAAACGATCTAAAAGTAATAATCGGCCACTTACCGAAGAGACAATAATCAGCAAAAACAAAACATTGGAAAATGATGTTTCAACACGTAAACGCAAATCGTCATATTTAAGCGAATTGAGAATTGAAAGCGACGATGATTTGGGTTTTCCTTTAGCTGAATCCACGGTCTTAAAGAAAAGTCGAATTGAAACAAACTCATCACAAAATAGATCCAAAAATACTAATTATGCAGAATCACAAAGGAATGTCACTGAAGCTTCTATCACACACTGTAAATTTACGAAATTTCTAAAGAAATCTGGCATTAAATTAAATGCAGTTGCTCCTCATATACTTT GTAGTGATATTATAGTAGTTCAACAAAAAATGAAGGAATTACTAAATTCAGACAAATATAATAAAGAAGAATTAATGAGCTTAATAGAAAAGTACTTTGAAAATGAACAGAATCTTGAAAATGGTTTGTGCGATATGGAAATATTGATCAATAACAAAGTTTCAAATGCATTACATAGTTCTTctcttataaaaatattactgcAAGTGTCAGAGTTACATCCAGAAATATATAGTAGTCTATTGACCAAACTTAACGAGTCTGTGCTTATGGC AGATTCTATTGAAACGATACCATGGGCTCTTTCATTGTTGCAGCAATTTCGTTTTCTAGATGTTGTAACTAACTCAGATGCTTTAACAAATAGTTTAACACAGCTTCTGGAATCTTGTCCTATGTGGTTTCAAagtgaattaattttatttctaccTGATATAGTAACTGATAAGCAACATGAAACTGTTGCAGAAATTTTGGATAAAGTGATGGAAGAGAACTCGGAATTAATAAGTTTAATATTGAATTGTATGAGTAATTTGAAtctttcaaaaaaatatttagatgATTATAAGAACAAAATATTAAACTTGCTAAGAACAAATATAAAAGTAAATGCTATACCAGCTGTTATAAA ATTTATTTTCGAGGATTGTTCAGATTtggaaatttataaaaaaacatTGAAAGTATTACGTAACACTGACCTACAACCGCTTGCTGGAGAAAAGGTTGAAGAGTGTTACCAAAATCAGTTAAGCATAATCAGAACTCTGAAAATGCACATGTCCGTTTCAAAGAATGCAATAACCACAACAATTGAATTTATAAAACATATTAACAAGGACCCACAACCTTTAGATATCATTGTATTGCTTCTTATATTTTCAACTacagaaacaaaaagaaaaaatgttgaaaCTATATTTAAACAGCATATACGATCTGGTTTCTACAGACCAAGTTTACTGAatttattgtacaatgattacAAACAG GTTGTGCAAGAGTTGCAAACAACAGTATTACAATTGTCAAGTAATTTACTAAAATCAGATCAACGTGTGTTTAttgattttgcaattgattggtTGCGTTTGCAATTTATATGCCACAAGGATAATGTGTTCAAACAACGTGAAATATTGGAGAAAATTATATTCCTTATGGGTGGCAATGATCAGACAATAAAAAATGCTTTGGCATTCCTTTGCACAATGGTAgtaaaagaagaagagaagaaatGCTTAATGCCTCATTGTAATCATCTCCGCATCTTGCTTGAAAAGTTGGATAATTTAGAATTAGAGGAAGTTGGAACATTGAAtgatttattacaaaatttatgTGTGAACTCTACCTCTACATCTGAATCTTTAAGAGATGATTTATTCATACTTTTGCAAAAACAATTAGCTAATTTTAaaccaca AATAAAATGTAAAGGTGTCCTCGCAGCAGTTATGGCAATAAAACATTTAATGAAAACAGCTGAAACAGCTAATTCTGCCTATAGTTTATTCA AGACAGTACTGAATAATGTGAAAAACTGTCCAAGGTCAAAAGCTCTATTTTATGATCAGTTGACACGTATCATTTCCCAAACTCAGGAAATCGATGcagaatttatacaaaatttgaCAAATTATATTGAAGAAGAATTCGTCAATGAAAACATGATTGATAAAGACAGTTACGA TGGTGAATTAGTTCCGAAGTTTGGATTGAACAAGACAGAAGATGAAccacaaaattgttttttatcatTTGAAAACAAAAAGTATGGCGCTATTGTGGCAATTTCATTTAAACTTCTCAGAACGTGTTGTATAAAACTTAGCGAAAATGGAGATTTAGATGCTATCGATTCCCTTTTAGGCTGTGCAATATTAATGCCAGAAAATTTTGATACAGCAGAAAATTCGACGCTAGATTTAGTAATATGCTGCATTAATTG GTTTCGAGAAGTACTTAGTGGCTTTGTCACGCAAAAAGATTTTCTATTACAAAAGCAGATAATCGAACGTCTTgacaatttaatatatttacaaaGTGAGTTGAGCATGTTGTTTACTTTGTGTGATACAAAGTACCAGCCATTTCCGTGTTACTTTCATCATTTTCCTGTAACACCTTTTGCAAGAGTTGAGAAAAAAAGTGGGAAAAAGGGCAAGAAAGGAAAGAAGGGTGCTGTGGAAAAATCGGTCACTTTTAATGAAACTGAAAGCTGGGAATTAGGTTCCCTAATATGTTCCAAAAATCCAATGTATTTCAGAAAATTGGATGCTAAG aTTGTCCATCTATTAGACATGCAAATGGAATTGAATACAACACAATCTAGAAAACTTAATATAACTGTAAAACATGTGTGTTTTATCGTTAAAGAACTTTTAGGAATATTCGAATATGAAAATAACGAAACCTTTATTCGAGATTTAATTGAAGTATTACCTAAGATCTGTTCAAAATTGCAAAATATCGTGGATACTTTAAGAGAAGAAAGTACAGATGAAAATAAAGAAGCTGCTAGATTATTGTTGTGTcttctaataaaaatatttaattggaaAGGATTTGAAAGTGTTACTTATAACGTGCTTTTACGAG ATGGACTACGAACTTTGGCAAGTCAAGTAGACGAAAACAATGCCACGTTAAGATCTTGCAAAGAACTTGTTGCAGAATCATGCAAATACTTTGAATCTTTATCTGATATTGCTACACAAATAACATTATCTATTACATTAATCAATATGTGTCAATCACTAATGAAACATTCCGAGTCATATACGAAAGAAAGCAAagaaaaatatg CAAACATGGCTTTTGGGTTTCTTTGTCTCCAATGGCGAGAGGATAAATATTTCAGTCCGCAATATAAAAATGCAGTAACTGGCTTACTAAACAGTTGGATTGACAATGAACCATTACCACTGAAAACAGTTACTTCAATCTTGGAATGGTTACCAGATGAAGCTTCTAAATTAGAAAGTCCTCAGGACTGTTTAAGCAAAATACCCTCCATAAAAAGAAGTAATTTTCATTCTttctttaagaaaatatttgacGGTCTGATTAATGGTGTAAAAATAGCATTACCATCAGCTGACAG AGACCCAAAGAGAATAGAAGTGTGGGATGAAGCTGCTTCTAATATTCAAAAGTTGGTTCAAATATGTAAAACTCtcactacaaaaaataatgtattaatCTTTTTGAAACACATGCCCATTCTATTGAGATACTTCTTAAATCTAGGGATGCCAATTCTTGAGCATAATTTGAAATATCAAACGGATGATGTaaccaaaatattaaaaatgattcaAG GGGGTACAAGATATTTACATACAATATGCTGTGATAGTGTGGAGAAAAAAGATCTTACATTAACAAAATATGTCCCTGCAGCTAAGTCTATATTAGAAAGATTGCTATATAGCGTAAAAGGGATGTTAGTTCTTAATAACAGTCCTACCGCTTTTTGGATGGGTAATCTGATCAATAAAAACTTAGAGGGTCAAGAAATTCTCTCGCAGGTTAATTACCTTTTTCTTTGTGATTCCCATACATTCGTTTGTTTATCACATTATACATTGTCATTCTTCTTTCTAGAATTTATCTTCGGAAGAAACTACTTTACCGAGTTCCAATGCTTTAGATTTAGAGGAAGCGAGTAA
- the Car gene encoding vacuolar protein sorting-associated protein 33A, whose product MSSAHLSAGRLNVGIIQKQARKQLLCLLEKCDGTKAIIWDQSLEGPVGLVAKYNLLEEHDVVIMYPLCGGQLSIPSNIANVIFITRPQLGLMDLIAENVHGEEGKKPRKEFHLFFLPRKSLLCEKKLRSRGVFGSFTLIEEFKCDLFPFDSDLLSMELSGAFKEFHLENDPTCLYQVAQAIHGLQRIYGKIPKITGRGPAASKVWELLEKLNREEEENKATSSQSPVIEHLLLLDRSVDLLSPLVTQLTYEGLIDEIFGIKYNTVLLPAKRFHDSEDSPTAMSLKEKEKIILNSGEELFAEIKDKNFNGVGQVLIKKAKDISSQFDERYGDKSVQEIKQFVAKLPNILATKQSVARHATIAQMVKEVTDSSSFLEALQIEQELLNCIDTDKPNAYIEDLIAQQQPLLKVLRLLCIQSLTNSGLKLKLLDYYKREIIQTYGYQHLPTILNLERAGLLKQQQSARQYAVLRKALRLTVEDESEITPKDISYVHSIYAPLSIRLAEHLVQPNGWQGLNDVMGLLPGPTVNSAPLNVPPSGQRNSIASEDSNSEPPKLVMVFFIGGCTFAEISALKFLSQKNDSNVEFVVCTTKLINGNTFLTSLMEDLENL is encoded by the exons ATGTCATCGGCGCATTTATCAGCTGGTCGATTAAATGTAGGCATTATTCAAAAGCAAGCTAGGAAACAATTACTTTGTTTACTTGAAAAATGTGACGGTACAAag GCAATTATATGGGATCAATCCCTTGAAGGGCCAGTTGGTCTTGttgcaaaatataatttattggaAGAACACGATGTAGTCATAATGTACCCATTATGTGGGGGACAATTGTCAATACCATCAAATATTGCTAATGTAATATTTATTACTAGGCCCCAATTAGGGCTTATGGATTTAATTGCTGAGAATGTTCATGG CGAAGAAGGAAAAAAACCACGCAAAgaatttcatctattttttCTGCCTCGGAAAAGTCTTCTTTGCGAGAAAAAGCTTCGGAGTCGAGGGGTCTTTGGTAGTTTTACCTTGATAGAGGAATTTAAATGCGATTTATTTCCTTTCGATAGCGACCTTTTATCTATGGAACTCAGTGGAGCATTTAAGGAATTTCACTTAGAAAATGATCCTACGTGTCTATACCAAGTAGCACAAGCTATTCATGGCTTGCAGAGAATATATGGAAAGATTCCAAAAATCACTGGCAGAGGACCTGCTGCTAGTAAAGTTTGGGAgctattagaaaaattaaatcgaGAAGAAGAGGAGAATAAAGCAACATCTTCACAATCACCTGTTATAGAACATTTATTGTTATTAGATCGATCTGTGGACTTACTTTCACCTTTAGTTACACAGTTGACGTACGAAGGACTAATAGATGAAATTTTTGGGATAAAATATA ATACCGTTTTATTGCCAGCAAAAAGATTTCATGATTCTGAAGATTCTCCAACAGCGATGTCTCttaaggaaaaagaaaaaattatacTTAATTCTGGTGAAGAACTATTTGCAGAAATTAA ggataaaaattttaatggtGTAGGGCAAGTGCTTATCAAGAAAGCTAAAGATATTTCATCACAATTCGATGAAAGATATGGAGATAAAAGTGTGCAAGAGATTAAACAATTTGTAGCAAAGTTACCAAATATATTAGCTACGAAGCAATCAGTAGCAAGAC ATGCAACAATAGCACAAATGGTCAAAGAAGTAACAGATTCAAGTAGCTTTTTGGAAGCGTTGCAAATTGAACAAGAGTTGTTGAATTGTATTGATACAGATAAACCAAATGCTTATATAGAAGACCTGATAGCCCAACAACAACCGCTCCTTAAGGTTTTACGACTTCTTTGTATACAGTCTTTAACAAATTCTGGCCTTAAACTAAAATTGCTAGATTATTATAAAAGAGAGATAATACAAACATATGGCTATCAACATTTGCCAACTATATTGAACCTAGAAAGGGCTGGACTATTAAAACAGCAGCAATCTGCTCGTCAATATGCTGTTTTGCGGAAAGCATTAAGACTTACAGTTGAAGACGAAAGTGAAATTACACCAAAAGATATCAGTTATGTACATTCCATATATGCGCCATTAAGTATACGGTTGGCAGAACATCTTGTGCAACCAAATGGATGGCAAGGCTTAAATGACGTAATGGGTTTATTACCAGGTCCTACTGTTAATAGTGCTCCACTTAATGTTCCACCTTCTGGACAAA GAAATTCTATTGCGAGTGAAGATTCCAACTCTGAACCACCAAAATTGGTAATGGTCTTTTTTATTGGTGGATGTACATTTGCTGAAATTTCTGCTCTGAAATTTTTGTCCCAAAAGAATGATT CAAATGTGGAATTCGTTGTCTGCACAACGAAGCTAATAAATGGGAACACATTTTTGACATCGTTGATGGAAGACTTAGAGAATTTATAA